In Xenopus laevis strain J_2021 chromosome 2S, Xenopus_laevis_v10.1, whole genome shotgun sequence, a genomic segment contains:
- the LOC108709393 gene encoding uncharacterized protein LOC108709393 isoform X2, which produces MKRTNGVKMETKQRGKFSSLDKREAKKVLERYVKRSLSNSSEKTGYKGTVKRQKEVQRSASDLSRPGTLSVIMKESKLAQRMPERKEAQTEESLKIISTTDEEVNPDLVKSTDNADASQNVKKQSWFKNFFGSLFKKKDDKKEERTTSCVPEDNATISSEPVHPQPPKKTIGRKNSIRKAFSFKKKAAEEVNVSQAEADCESNSKPKKPTVLQLQHICRPSSFRGSKKKKDHFYDKVTNEIEQIVKESDNLAAHTRKESLGDELTSEEAEDPDVLIKKIVSILRKEGDKLNKKVKEDPTLSSFFREISYNSFKNLADVYVDKEVKNKVSDVMPEDIQFAYSVDFTAKVACISSHPVNRIMGFGSRYLQDTFPCPSYKRRPWSNSVDQDDVISPD; this is translated from the exons ATGAAAAGAACAAACGGCGTTAAGATGGAGACCAAACAAAGAGGAAAGTTCTCCTCTTTAGACAAACGAGAAGCCAAGAAGGTGCTTGAGAGGTACGTGAAACGAAGCTTAAGCAACTCTTCTGAAAAGACTGGATACAAAGGAACTGTAAAAAGGCAGAAAGAAGTTCAGAGATCTGCTAGTGATTTATCCAGACCTGGCACACTGAGTGTCATAATGAAGGAAAGCAAACTTGCACAACGAATGCCTGAACGTAAAGAAGCACAGACTgaagaaagtttaaaaataataagCACGACTGATGAAGAAGTAAATCCAGACCTGGTCAAAAGCACAGACAATGCAGACGCTTCACAAAATGTCAAAAAGCAGTCTTGGTTTAAGAACTTTTTTGgttcattatttaaaaagaaagacGATAAAAAAGAAGAGAGGACTACGAGCTGTGTGCCTGAAGATAATGCAACTATTTCCTCTGAGCCTGTCCATCCTCAGCCACCCAAAAAAACCATTGGAAGGAAAAATAGCATcagaaaagcattttcttttaaaaagaaagcTGCTGAAGAAGTTAATGTAAGCCAGGCAGAAGCAGATTGTGAGTCCAACAGTAAACCAAAGAAACCCACAGTCCTTCAATTGCAGCACATCTGCAGGCCATCTTCTTTCAGAGGAA GTAAAAAGAAGAAAGATCACTTTTATGATAAAGTGACGAATGAGATTGAACAAATTGTTAAAGAAAGCGACAACCTGGCTGCACATACAAGAAAGGAGAGTTTGGGGGATGAATTAACTAGCGAGGAAGCAGAGGATCCTG ATGTCCTAATTAAAAAGATAGTCTCCATTTTAAGGAAAGAAGGAGATAAACTGAATAAGAAG GTTAAAGAAGATCCCACGCTCTCTTCCTTCTTTAGAGAAATTTCCTATAACTCTTTCAAGAACCTCGCAGACGTTTACGTTGACAAGGAAGTGAAAAACAAAGTCTCCGATGTGATGCCAGAAGACATACAATTTGCATATTCTGTTGACTTCACAGCTAAGGTGGCCTGTATTTCCAGTCATCCTGTAAATCGAATCATGGGCTTTGGGAGCCGGTATCTTCAAGATACGTTTCCATGTCCTTCATACAAAAGAAGACCATGG AGTAACAGTGTGGATCAAGATGACGTCATCAGTCCAGACTAA
- the LOC108709393 gene encoding uncharacterized protein LOC108709393 isoform X1 — protein MFQQPSNSAMEETLRHQHMKRTNGVKMETKQRGKFSSLDKREAKKVLERYVKRSLSNSSEKTGYKGTVKRQKEVQRSASDLSRPGTLSVIMKESKLAQRMPERKEAQTEESLKIISTTDEEVNPDLVKSTDNADASQNVKKQSWFKNFFGSLFKKKDDKKEERTTSCVPEDNATISSEPVHPQPPKKTIGRKNSIRKAFSFKKKAAEEVNVSQAEADCESNSKPKKPTVLQLQHICRPSSFRGSKKKKDHFYDKVTNEIEQIVKESDNLAAHTRKESLGDELTSEEAEDPDVLIKKIVSILRKEGDKLNKKVKEDPTLSSFFREISYNSFKNLADVYVDKEVKNKVSDVMPEDIQFAYSVDFTAKVACISSHPVNRIMGFGSRYLQDTFPCPSYKRRPWSNSVDQDDVISPD, from the exons ATGTTCCAGCAGCCGAGCAACTCTGCAATGGAAGAAACATTAAG GCACCAACATATGAAAAGAACAAACGGCGTTAAGATGGAGACCAAACAAAGAGGAAAGTTCTCCTCTTTAGACAAACGAGAAGCCAAGAAGGTGCTTGAGAGGTACGTGAAACGAAGCTTAAGCAACTCTTCTGAAAAGACTGGATACAAAGGAACTGTAAAAAGGCAGAAAGAAGTTCAGAGATCTGCTAGTGATTTATCCAGACCTGGCACACTGAGTGTCATAATGAAGGAAAGCAAACTTGCACAACGAATGCCTGAACGTAAAGAAGCACAGACTgaagaaagtttaaaaataataagCACGACTGATGAAGAAGTAAATCCAGACCTGGTCAAAAGCACAGACAATGCAGACGCTTCACAAAATGTCAAAAAGCAGTCTTGGTTTAAGAACTTTTTTGgttcattatttaaaaagaaagacGATAAAAAAGAAGAGAGGACTACGAGCTGTGTGCCTGAAGATAATGCAACTATTTCCTCTGAGCCTGTCCATCCTCAGCCACCCAAAAAAACCATTGGAAGGAAAAATAGCATcagaaaagcattttcttttaaaaagaaagcTGCTGAAGAAGTTAATGTAAGCCAGGCAGAAGCAGATTGTGAGTCCAACAGTAAACCAAAGAAACCCACAGTCCTTCAATTGCAGCACATCTGCAGGCCATCTTCTTTCAGAGGAA GTAAAAAGAAGAAAGATCACTTTTATGATAAAGTGACGAATGAGATTGAACAAATTGTTAAAGAAAGCGACAACCTGGCTGCACATACAAGAAAGGAGAGTTTGGGGGATGAATTAACTAGCGAGGAAGCAGAGGATCCTG ATGTCCTAATTAAAAAGATAGTCTCCATTTTAAGGAAAGAAGGAGATAAACTGAATAAGAAG GTTAAAGAAGATCCCACGCTCTCTTCCTTCTTTAGAGAAATTTCCTATAACTCTTTCAAGAACCTCGCAGACGTTTACGTTGACAAGGAAGTGAAAAACAAAGTCTCCGATGTGATGCCAGAAGACATACAATTTGCATATTCTGTTGACTTCACAGCTAAGGTGGCCTGTATTTCCAGTCATCCTGTAAATCGAATCATGGGCTTTGGGAGCCGGTATCTTCAAGATACGTTTCCATGTCCTTCATACAAAAGAAGACCATGG AGTAACAGTGTGGATCAAGATGACGTCATCAGTCCAGACTAA